A single Gasterosteus aculeatus chromosome 2, fGasAcu3.hap1.1, whole genome shotgun sequence DNA region contains:
- the pan2 gene encoding PAN2-PAN3 deadenylation complex catalytic subunit PAN2 isoform X1, which yields MMNFDGLDAGMGDYPPRLHGTLDAGMEPSMDPHLNPSLMQGVELDPEGLSGTGTEPVHLMEGMFSELHSAVSEVGIPVTATHFDLQEEMLWMGNHRGHVTSFFGPTMGRHSSFQAHASDDIRHIQSLETGVLFLSKSNLKCHTRGGLVMFDYPMDEGADMHSLLMTDNNTLLMGGLQNYAVELDLNTVQETQKFSVNLPGVAIMRQTGRYFYCGHTSGKITLRDLRSFKTEHEFDAFSGSLSDFDVHGNLLAACGFSSRGMNGLACDRFLMVYDLRMMRAVTPLQVHVDPLFLRFIPTYTSRLAIISQTGQCQFCEPTGLANMADIFHVNTVGQLLMSFDVSSSKQALAFGDSGGCVHLWSDAPEVSFNDYSRETDFALPCLVDTLPQLDWNHDLLPLSIIPMPLTSTEHLLSEWSTAMATPSPRRAPPVDPEILRTIKTVGFIGYAANPRTRPRNQVPYKIKDVELDYDNYNQVPESPIGRDEEPHLYMVPKKYRKVTIKYSKLGLEDFDFKHYNRTLFAGLEPHIPNAYCNCMIQVLYFLEPIRYLVQNHLCQKEFCLACELGFLFHMLDLSRGDPCQASNFLRAFRTIPEASALGLILADSDEQTGKARLGRLIQSWNRFILTQLHQETQEQEGPQAYRGASSSTLGSSGESAIGKLFGCEVENSSLCRCGKETVRSSLSLLFTMHYPEQNSQEKTVKEYDFAEILKKSICLEQSTQAWCENCEKYQPTVQTRNIRCLPDVLVINCEVNSAKEAEFWKVQAEYAFNKAIKKEAMEPPKPKEPPLPMPTEWCLDGEGVCSMEGITFDTRAEDLRHVWIPLSLKMSISKSQGLEISSWPEGEELSSAEEEEEGASVYDLVVTVPHILDARTGGNLVAHIKVGETYHQRKEGVTHQQWYLFNDFLIEPIDKTEAAQFDVSWKVPGILYYAKRNYHTKYDLRIKNPIDASVLLTEASLARKQRKSHATFIPLMVSEMPQAGDLVGLDAEFVTLNQEEAELRSDGTKSTIKPSQMSVARITCVRGQGPNEGVPFIDDYISTQEQVVDYLTQYSGIKPGDLDAKISSKHLTTLKSTYLKLRFLIDTGVRFVGHGLQKDFRVINLLVLKDQVVDTVYLFHLPRKRMISLRFLAWYFLELNIQGETHDSIEDARTALQLYRKYLELSRGGGNDEVRKVLKGLYEKGRQLDWKVPESDTGDGRGSPKSAAVFPSGMGL from the exons ATGATGAACTTTGACGGTCTCGACGCCGGCATGGGGGACTACCCACCCAGGCTTCACGGGACACTGGACGCGGGGATGGAGCCCTCCATGGACCCCCACCTAAACCCCAGTTTGATGCAGGGTGTGGAGCTCGACCCGGAGGGACTCTCTGGGACGGGGACCGAGCCCGTGCACCTTATGGAGGGGATGTTTTCAGAACTACACAGTGCGGTTTCTGAAGTTGGCATCCCCGTCACAGCAACACATTTTGATCTCCAGGAGGAAATGCTCTGGATGGGAAACCACAGA GGTCATGTAACCTCCTTCTTTGGACCTACGATGGGCCGACATTCTTCTTTCCAGGCGCATGCATCAGACGACATTCGACACATTCAGAGTTTGGAAACGGGCGTCCTGTTCCTTTCGAAGTCTAACCTCAAATGCCACACTCGTGGCGGCCTTGTAATGTTTGATTACCC GATGGACGAAGGAGCCGATATGCACAGTCTCCTTATGACTGATAACAACACCTTGCTCATGGGTGGATTACAAAACTATGCGGTTGAACTTGACTTGAATACTGTTCAAGAAACCCAAAAG TTCAGTGTTAATTTGCCTGGGGTGGCGATAATGCGCCAAACGGGTCGTTACTTCTACTGTGGCCACACTTCTGGCAAG ATCACCCTTCGGGACTTGCGCAGCTTCAAAACAGAGCACGAGTTTGACGCCTTCTCTGGCAGCCTTTCAGACTTTGACGTTCATGGAAACCTGCTGGCTGCGTGCGGGTTTTCCAGCCGAGGAATGAATGGGTTGGCATGCGACCGGTTCCTCATGGTCTATGACCTCCGTATGATGCGAGCAGTGACGCCGCTTCAGGTGCACGTGGACCCGTTGTTCCTGCGGTTCATTCCCACCTACACATCACGCCTGGCAATCATCTCACAGACTG GTCAGTGCCAGTTCTGTGAGCCCACCGGTCTCGCCAATATGGCGGACATTTTTCACGTCAACACCGTAGGACAACTGCTCATGAGTTTCGACGTATCGTCCAGCAAACAAGCCCTGGCCTTCGGGGACTCGGGTGGATGCGTGCACCTGTGGTCTGATGCTCCGGAGGTGTCATTTAATGACTACTCCAGGGAGACGGATTTTGCTCTGCCTTGCCTTGTGGACACGCTGCCTCAGTTGGACTGGAACCACGATCTGCTGCCGCTCTCGATTATACCCATGCCGCTCACCAGCACCGAGCATCTGCTGTCGGAGTGGTCCACTGCAATGGCTACACCCAGCCCGAG ACGAGCTCCTCCTGTGGACCCGGAAATCCTGCGCACTATAAAAACAGTTGGGTTTATTGGTTATGCGGCAAATCCTCGCACCCGTCCTCGGAACCAG gtTCCTTACAAAATTAAAGACGTGGAACTGGATTATGATAATTACAACCAGGTCCCTGAATCTCCAATTGGACGTGATGAAGAGCCACACCTTTACATGGTCCCCAAAAAGTACCGAAAG GTCACAATTAAATACTCTAAACTTGGATTGGAGGACTTTGACTTCAAACATTACAACAGGACCTTGTTTGCTGGTCTGGAGCCTCACATTCCCAATGCTTACTGCAACTGCATGATTCAG GTACTATATTTCCTGGAGCCAATCCGGTACCTGGTGCAGAATCATTTGTGCCAGAAGGAGTTTTGCTTGGCCTGTGAGCTTGGCTTCCTTTTCCACATGTTGGATCTGTCACGCGGAGACCCGTGTCAG GCCAGTAACTTCCTCCGAGCGTTTCGTACCATCCCAGAGGCCTCGGCGCTGGGTCTGATCCTCGCCGACTCAGACGAGCAAACGGGGAAGGCGCGACTCGGCCGCTTAATCCAGAGCTGGAACCGCTTCATTCTTACCCAGCTGCACCAGGAGACGCAGGAGCAGGAGGGCCCGCAGGCCTACAGGGGAGCCAGCAGCAG TACTCTGGGATCTTCTGGTGAGTCCGCCATCGGGAAACTATTTGGATGTGAGGTGGAGAACAGCAGCCTGTGTCGCTGTGGCAAGGAGACGGTCCGCTCCTCCCTCTCGCTGCTCTTCACCATGCATTACCCCGAGCAGAACTCTCAAG AAAAGACAGTGAAAGAATATGACTTTGCTGAGATCTTGAAGAAAAGCATCTGTCTGGAGCAGAGCACCCAGGCGTGGTGTGAAAACTGTGAGAAGTATCAACCCACA GTGCAGACACGCAACATCCGATGTCTCCCAGATGTTCTGGTCATCAACTGCGAAGTGAACAGTGCTAAAGAGGCGGAATTCTGGAAGGTTCAAGCGGAG TACGCCTTCAATAAGGCCATCAAGAAAGAAGCCATGGAACCTCCAAAACCTAAAGAGCCGCCCCTGCCAATGCCCACCGAGTGGTGCTTGGA CGGGGAGGGCGTTTGCAGTATGGAGGGCATCACCTTTGACACGCGAGCGGAGGATCTGCGACACGTGTGGATCCCCCTGAGTCTCAAGATGTCCATCAGCAAAAGCCAGGGACTGGAAATCAGCAGCTGGCctgaaggagaggag CTAAGTtccgctgaggaggaggaggagggcgcgtCGGTCTACGACTTGGTGGTCACTGTGCCGCACATCCTGGACGCTCGCACGGGTGGAAACTTGGTTGCACACATCAAAGTAGGAGAGACCTACCATCAAAGAAAAGAG GGAGTCACACATCAGCAATGGTACCTCTTCAACGACTTCTTAATCGAGCCAATTGACAAG ACCGAAGCTGCCCAGTTTGATGTGAGCTGGAAGGTGCCAGGCATTCTGTATTATGCCAAGAGGAACTACCACACCAAATACGACCTGCGCA TTAAAAACCCCATAGATGCCAGCGTACTGCTGACGGAGGCCTCGCTGGCTCGGAAGCAGAGGAAGAGTCACGCCACCTTCATCCCCCTCATGGTCAGCGAGATGCCGCAGGCCGGGGACTTGGTGGGGCTGGACGCTGAGTTTGTCACGCTCAACCAG GAAGAGGCGGAGCTTCGCAGTGACGGCACCAAGTCGACCATCAAGCCCAGTCAGATGTCCGTGGCCAGGATCACCTGCGTGAGGGGTCAGGGGCCCAACGAGGGGGTCCCTTTCATCGATGACTACATATCGACTCAGGAGCAG GTGGTCGACTATTTGACTCAATATTCTGGCATCAAACCAGGAGACCTGGATGCAAAGATCTCTTCGAAGCATTTGACCACGCTGAAGTCCACTTACTTGAAGCTGCGCTTCCTCATCGACACCGGAGTTCGCTTCGTTGGTCACGGTCTACAGAAGGACTTTCGGGTTATTAATTTATTG GTTTTGAAGGACCAAGTCGTCGACACGGTCTACCTGTTCCATTTACCTCGCAAAAGGATGATTTCTCTGAGATTCCTCGCCTGGTACTTCCTAG AGCTCAACATCCAGGGGGAAACCCACGACAGCATAGAGGATGCACGCACCGCCCTGCAGCTATACAGGAAGTACCTGGAGCTGAGTCGCGGAGGGGGGAACGACGAAGTGAGGAAGGTGCTTAAGGGACTCTACGAAAAGGGTCGCCAGCTGGACTGGAAAGTTCCAGAGTCGGACACAGGAGACGGTCGAGGTAGCCCAAAAA GTGCTGCTGTGTTTCCCTCTGGGATGGGGCTGTGA
- the pan2 gene encoding PAN2-PAN3 deadenylation complex catalytic subunit PAN2 isoform X2, translating to MMNFDGLDAGMGDYPPRLHGTLDAGMEPSMDPHLNPSLMQGVELDPEGLSGTGTEPVHLMEGMFSELHSAVSEVGIPVTATHFDLQEEMLWMGNHRGHVTSFFGPTMGRHSSFQAHASDDIRHIQSLETGVLFLSKSNLKCHTRGGLVMFDYPMDEGADMHSLLMTDNNTLLMGGLQNYAVELDLNTVQETQKFSVNLPGVAIMRQTGRYFYCGHTSGKITLRDLRSFKTEHEFDAFSGSLSDFDVHGNLLAACGFSSRGMNGLACDRFLMVYDLRMMRAVTPLQVHVDPLFLRFIPTYTSRLAIISQTGQCQFCEPTGLANMADIFHVNTVGQLLMSFDVSSSKQALAFGDSGGCVHLWSDAPEVSFNDYSRETDFALPCLVDTLPQLDWNHDLLPLSIIPMPLTSTEHLLSEWSTAMATPSPRRAPPVDPEILRTIKTVGFIGYAANPRTRPRNQVPYKIKDVELDYDNYNQVPESPIGRDEEPHLYMVPKKYRKVTIKYSKLGLEDFDFKHYNRTLFAGLEPHIPNAYCNCMIQVLYFLEPIRYLVQNHLCQKEFCLACELGFLFHMLDLSRGDPCQASNFLRAFRTIPEASALGLILADSDEQTGKARLGRLIQSWNRFILTQLHQETQEQEGPQAYRGASSSTLGSSGESAIGKLFGCEVENSSLCRCGKETVRSSLSLLFTMHYPEQNSQEKTVKEYDFAEILKKSICLEQSTQAWCENCEKYQPTVQTRNIRCLPDVLVINCEVNSAKEAEFWKVQAEYAFNKAIKKEAMEPPKPKEPPLPMPTEWCLDGEGVCSMEGITFDTRAEDLRHVWIPLSLKMSISKSQGLEISSWPEGEELSSAEEEEEGASVYDLVVTVPHILDARTGGNLVAHIKVGETYHQRKEGVTHQQWYLFNDFLIEPIDKTEAAQFDVSWKVPGILYYAKRNYHTKYDLRIKNPIDASVLLTEASLARKQRKSHATFIPLMVSEMPQAGDLVGLDAEFVTLNQEEAELRSDGTKSTIKPSQMSVARITCVRGQGPNEGVPFIDDYISTQEQVVDYLTQYSGIKPGDLDAKISSKHLTTLKSTYLKLRFLIDTGVRFVGHGLQKDFRVINLLVLKDQVVDTVYLFHLPRKRMISLRFLAWYFLELNIQGETHDSIEDARTALQLYRKYLELSRGGGNDEVRKVLKGLYEKGRQLDWKVPESDTGDGRGAAVFPSGMGL from the exons ATGATGAACTTTGACGGTCTCGACGCCGGCATGGGGGACTACCCACCCAGGCTTCACGGGACACTGGACGCGGGGATGGAGCCCTCCATGGACCCCCACCTAAACCCCAGTTTGATGCAGGGTGTGGAGCTCGACCCGGAGGGACTCTCTGGGACGGGGACCGAGCCCGTGCACCTTATGGAGGGGATGTTTTCAGAACTACACAGTGCGGTTTCTGAAGTTGGCATCCCCGTCACAGCAACACATTTTGATCTCCAGGAGGAAATGCTCTGGATGGGAAACCACAGA GGTCATGTAACCTCCTTCTTTGGACCTACGATGGGCCGACATTCTTCTTTCCAGGCGCATGCATCAGACGACATTCGACACATTCAGAGTTTGGAAACGGGCGTCCTGTTCCTTTCGAAGTCTAACCTCAAATGCCACACTCGTGGCGGCCTTGTAATGTTTGATTACCC GATGGACGAAGGAGCCGATATGCACAGTCTCCTTATGACTGATAACAACACCTTGCTCATGGGTGGATTACAAAACTATGCGGTTGAACTTGACTTGAATACTGTTCAAGAAACCCAAAAG TTCAGTGTTAATTTGCCTGGGGTGGCGATAATGCGCCAAACGGGTCGTTACTTCTACTGTGGCCACACTTCTGGCAAG ATCACCCTTCGGGACTTGCGCAGCTTCAAAACAGAGCACGAGTTTGACGCCTTCTCTGGCAGCCTTTCAGACTTTGACGTTCATGGAAACCTGCTGGCTGCGTGCGGGTTTTCCAGCCGAGGAATGAATGGGTTGGCATGCGACCGGTTCCTCATGGTCTATGACCTCCGTATGATGCGAGCAGTGACGCCGCTTCAGGTGCACGTGGACCCGTTGTTCCTGCGGTTCATTCCCACCTACACATCACGCCTGGCAATCATCTCACAGACTG GTCAGTGCCAGTTCTGTGAGCCCACCGGTCTCGCCAATATGGCGGACATTTTTCACGTCAACACCGTAGGACAACTGCTCATGAGTTTCGACGTATCGTCCAGCAAACAAGCCCTGGCCTTCGGGGACTCGGGTGGATGCGTGCACCTGTGGTCTGATGCTCCGGAGGTGTCATTTAATGACTACTCCAGGGAGACGGATTTTGCTCTGCCTTGCCTTGTGGACACGCTGCCTCAGTTGGACTGGAACCACGATCTGCTGCCGCTCTCGATTATACCCATGCCGCTCACCAGCACCGAGCATCTGCTGTCGGAGTGGTCCACTGCAATGGCTACACCCAGCCCGAG ACGAGCTCCTCCTGTGGACCCGGAAATCCTGCGCACTATAAAAACAGTTGGGTTTATTGGTTATGCGGCAAATCCTCGCACCCGTCCTCGGAACCAG gtTCCTTACAAAATTAAAGACGTGGAACTGGATTATGATAATTACAACCAGGTCCCTGAATCTCCAATTGGACGTGATGAAGAGCCACACCTTTACATGGTCCCCAAAAAGTACCGAAAG GTCACAATTAAATACTCTAAACTTGGATTGGAGGACTTTGACTTCAAACATTACAACAGGACCTTGTTTGCTGGTCTGGAGCCTCACATTCCCAATGCTTACTGCAACTGCATGATTCAG GTACTATATTTCCTGGAGCCAATCCGGTACCTGGTGCAGAATCATTTGTGCCAGAAGGAGTTTTGCTTGGCCTGTGAGCTTGGCTTCCTTTTCCACATGTTGGATCTGTCACGCGGAGACCCGTGTCAG GCCAGTAACTTCCTCCGAGCGTTTCGTACCATCCCAGAGGCCTCGGCGCTGGGTCTGATCCTCGCCGACTCAGACGAGCAAACGGGGAAGGCGCGACTCGGCCGCTTAATCCAGAGCTGGAACCGCTTCATTCTTACCCAGCTGCACCAGGAGACGCAGGAGCAGGAGGGCCCGCAGGCCTACAGGGGAGCCAGCAGCAG TACTCTGGGATCTTCTGGTGAGTCCGCCATCGGGAAACTATTTGGATGTGAGGTGGAGAACAGCAGCCTGTGTCGCTGTGGCAAGGAGACGGTCCGCTCCTCCCTCTCGCTGCTCTTCACCATGCATTACCCCGAGCAGAACTCTCAAG AAAAGACAGTGAAAGAATATGACTTTGCTGAGATCTTGAAGAAAAGCATCTGTCTGGAGCAGAGCACCCAGGCGTGGTGTGAAAACTGTGAGAAGTATCAACCCACA GTGCAGACACGCAACATCCGATGTCTCCCAGATGTTCTGGTCATCAACTGCGAAGTGAACAGTGCTAAAGAGGCGGAATTCTGGAAGGTTCAAGCGGAG TACGCCTTCAATAAGGCCATCAAGAAAGAAGCCATGGAACCTCCAAAACCTAAAGAGCCGCCCCTGCCAATGCCCACCGAGTGGTGCTTGGA CGGGGAGGGCGTTTGCAGTATGGAGGGCATCACCTTTGACACGCGAGCGGAGGATCTGCGACACGTGTGGATCCCCCTGAGTCTCAAGATGTCCATCAGCAAAAGCCAGGGACTGGAAATCAGCAGCTGGCctgaaggagaggag CTAAGTtccgctgaggaggaggaggagggcgcgtCGGTCTACGACTTGGTGGTCACTGTGCCGCACATCCTGGACGCTCGCACGGGTGGAAACTTGGTTGCACACATCAAAGTAGGAGAGACCTACCATCAAAGAAAAGAG GGAGTCACACATCAGCAATGGTACCTCTTCAACGACTTCTTAATCGAGCCAATTGACAAG ACCGAAGCTGCCCAGTTTGATGTGAGCTGGAAGGTGCCAGGCATTCTGTATTATGCCAAGAGGAACTACCACACCAAATACGACCTGCGCA TTAAAAACCCCATAGATGCCAGCGTACTGCTGACGGAGGCCTCGCTGGCTCGGAAGCAGAGGAAGAGTCACGCCACCTTCATCCCCCTCATGGTCAGCGAGATGCCGCAGGCCGGGGACTTGGTGGGGCTGGACGCTGAGTTTGTCACGCTCAACCAG GAAGAGGCGGAGCTTCGCAGTGACGGCACCAAGTCGACCATCAAGCCCAGTCAGATGTCCGTGGCCAGGATCACCTGCGTGAGGGGTCAGGGGCCCAACGAGGGGGTCCCTTTCATCGATGACTACATATCGACTCAGGAGCAG GTGGTCGACTATTTGACTCAATATTCTGGCATCAAACCAGGAGACCTGGATGCAAAGATCTCTTCGAAGCATTTGACCACGCTGAAGTCCACTTACTTGAAGCTGCGCTTCCTCATCGACACCGGAGTTCGCTTCGTTGGTCACGGTCTACAGAAGGACTTTCGGGTTATTAATTTATTG GTTTTGAAGGACCAAGTCGTCGACACGGTCTACCTGTTCCATTTACCTCGCAAAAGGATGATTTCTCTGAGATTCCTCGCCTGGTACTTCCTAG AGCTCAACATCCAGGGGGAAACCCACGACAGCATAGAGGATGCACGCACCGCCCTGCAGCTATACAGGAAGTACCTGGAGCTGAGTCGCGGAGGGGGGAACGACGAAGTGAGGAAGGTGCTTAAGGGACTCTACGAAAAGGGTCGCCAGCTGGACTGGAAAGTTCCAGAGTCGGACACAGGAGACGGTCGAG GTGCTGCTGTGTTTCCCTCTGGGATGGGGCTGTGA
- the spats2 gene encoding spermatogenesis-associated serine-rich protein 2 codes for MAKKNQKDASGVVFDTRSKMVMSQGGTADRMKEKISAVRAVVPNKSNNEIVLVLQHFENCADKAVQAFLEGSAVEILKEWNVTGKKKPKKKKKPKPQPEASAAPEPPEATPPEEGKDEVNGFHANGSVVDEESLDSLSEQLDSASLDAVELDSEPATSETTGAEAESHGSAPSPPLQQAGRNHQVPRGNKIRHRPGSNLHPPTSSSFPPPTDEQGSSGVKRMAPNIDRSVKDLQRCTASLTRYRIVVKEEMDSSIKKMKQTFAELLSCLMDREVTLLGEMDKVKAEAMLILDARQKRAEELRRLTDQSASMSEEQLTELRADIKHFVSERKYDEDLGKALRFTFDLEPLKTSISGFGSVYHPHTGYSNRSRCSSTSSSVASPSLLETPPPTQTQSCSNEHRPPPNKQIFQGNRRTFQGQGYHSGGPRYNGGSYNERNAGRANHRYHSDAGSSGPAQHSHNSRGPPPSTAPSSNQDRPANNGLPQRPPRTPHRP; via the exons ATGGCAAAGAAAAACCAGAAGG ACGCATCGGGGGTGGTGTTTGACACACGGTCCAAAATGGTGATGTCCCAGGGAGGAACAGCTGATAGGATGAAGGAGAAG ATCAGTGCCGTCAGGGCAGTTGTCCCCAACAAAAGTAACAATGAGATTGTACTGGTTTTGCAGCATTTTGAGAACTGCGCTGACAAGGCCGTTCAAGCTTTCTTAGAAG GCAGTGCGGTTGAGATCTTGAAGGAGTGGAATGTTACCGGCAAAAAGAAG cccaagaagaaaaagaagcccaAGCCTCAGCCAGAGGCTTCAGCGGCGCCCGAACCGCCCGAGGCCACGCCGCCCGAGGAGGGCAAGGATGAGGTGAACGGCTTTCATGCCAACGGCTCGGTGGTTGATGAAGAGTCCCTTGACTCTCTGAGTGAACAGTTGGACTCTGCCTCCCTGGATGCAGTGGAGCTGGACTCTGAACCCGCTACATCCGAAACCACCG GCGCAGAGGCAGAAAGTCATGGTAGTGCTCCAAGCCCCCCCTTACAGCAAGCAGGGAGGAATCACCAGGTTCCTAGAGGCAACAAGATCCGCCACAGGCCAGGCTCTAATCTACACCCACCCACCTCATCCTCATTTCCACCCCCCACTGATGAGCAAGGATCCTCAGGAGTCAAGAGGATGG CTCCCAACATTGACCGCTCTGTGAAGGACCTGCAGCGATGCACCGCCTCGCTGACCCGCTACAGGATAGtggtgaaggaggagatggactcGTCGATAAAGAAGATGAAGCAGACGTTTGCTGAGCTCCTGAGCTG CTTAATGGACAGAGAAGTGACTCTACTGGGAGAAATGGACAAAGTCAAAGCAGAAGCCA tgCTGATTCTGGACGCCCGGCAGAAGCGAGCAGAGGAGCTCAGAAGGCTGACGGACCAGTCGGCGTCCATGTCCGAGGAGCAGTTGACTGAACTGCGTGCAGACATTAAG caCTTTGTGAGTGAGCGTAAATATGATGAAGACCTCGGCAAAGCGCTGAGATTTACGTTTGATCTTGAACCACTGAAGACGAGCATCTCAGGGTTTGGATCAG TTTACCATCCGCATACAGGTTACTCAAATCGGTCCCGTTGCAGCTCCACGTCCTCTTCGGTCGCCAGCCCGAGTCTGCTGGAAACTCCGCCTCCCACGCAGACCCAAAGCTGCTCCAACGAACACCGCCCTCCACCAAACAAACAG ATTTTCCAAGGCAACCGGCGCACCTTCCAGGGACAAGGGTACCACTCGGGGGGTCCGAGGTATAACGGCGGTTCCTACAACGAGAGGAACGCTGGTCGCGCTAACCACCGCTATCACAGTGACGCCGGTTCTTCTGGTCCTGCCCAGCACTCTCACAACTCCAGaggcccccccccttccaccgcGCCCTCCTCCAACCAGGACCGACCCGCTAATAACGGGCTGCCCCAGAGGCCTCCGCGGACTCCGCACCGCCCTTGA